In the Muricauda sp. MAR_2010_75 genome, one interval contains:
- a CDS encoding LytTR family DNA-binding domain-containing protein produces MRKDRLYLLTFLSVAVIYLVVIMVATSYFLEDTTYELIDSQLESGRKETKTFATLVGNELLNGTPKDTVVEQVQDALQDTHQNNVFLSVIDWSGRIVSHPEIQNVGQSARSEESFVSSVADNLTADEFYKIYKEADRSEDDSEVIFMFPIENSDWIVVSHINLKKLNAKIERLKYRFYTIFFIIGLVIIPTFVMTTRYIGGIYEKRLELQKQQLEDEVLNLSKLNRAVGDYQQKVTGNPNSNATKKRILTQLKNELLSVPIEEIAHIYTENSITYVVGIDGKKSTTNSSLDELISHLDETIFFRANRQFIIAISSIDKIVKYGNSQLKILVNPETNVDILISKNKAAEFKSWLNS; encoded by the coding sequence ATGAGGAAAGACAGGCTATACTTGCTCACATTTTTGTCTGTGGCCGTTATTTACCTAGTCGTAATTATGGTGGCCACGTCCTACTTTTTGGAAGACACCACGTATGAGCTGATTGATTCACAGCTGGAGTCTGGCCGGAAGGAAACCAAAACTTTTGCCACATTGGTGGGCAATGAATTGTTGAACGGCACGCCGAAGGATACTGTTGTGGAACAGGTTCAGGATGCCTTGCAGGATACCCATCAGAATAACGTGTTTTTAAGTGTTATTGATTGGTCTGGCAGAATTGTTAGCCATCCTGAAATACAAAATGTGGGACAAAGTGCCCGTTCGGAGGAGTCATTTGTCTCTTCTGTGGCCGATAATTTGACCGCGGATGAATTCTATAAAATCTATAAGGAAGCGGATAGGTCGGAAGATGATTCAGAGGTAATTTTTATGTTTCCTATTGAAAATTCCGATTGGATCGTTGTATCCCACATCAATCTTAAAAAACTCAATGCCAAAATAGAGCGGCTCAAGTACCGCTTTTATACAATTTTTTTCATTATCGGACTGGTGATCATCCCAACTTTTGTGATGACCACACGCTATATTGGGGGTATTTATGAAAAACGCCTGGAACTGCAAAAACAGCAATTGGAAGATGAAGTATTGAACCTTTCAAAACTGAACAGGGCTGTTGGTGATTACCAGCAAAAGGTCACAGGAAATCCGAATTCCAACGCCACCAAAAAAAGAATTCTAACTCAACTGAAAAATGAGCTTCTCTCCGTTCCCATAGAAGAAATTGCCCATATCTATACCGAGAATTCCATAACGTATGTAGTTGGTATTGACGGAAAAAAATCGACTACCAATTCCAGTTTGGATGAGTTGATTTCCCATCTGGATGAAACCATATTTTTTAGGGCAAATCGGCAATTTATCATCGCCATTTCCAGCATCGATAAGATTGTAAAGTATGGCAATAGCCAACTTAAGATATTGGTCAACCCAGAAACCAATGTTGATATTTTGATCAGCAAAAACAAAGCCGCCGAATTTAAGAGTTGGCTTAACTCCTAG
- a CDS encoding YceI family protein, with amino-acid sequence MGSIWIKIRVLGLLIGILNLGISYGQERYVDRKGIVVFEASEKLFEPVKAKNESVSVLFDASNNKIAALALIRGFQFKNPLMQEHFNENYMESDQYPKALFKGEIMGFNIDKANSTTQEYVIKGTLEIRGIAKTIEPTVQIQKIDNVMAIGGSFTVVPGDFNIEIPKIVENKIAKTVMVKLDFKLTGDHEE; translated from the coding sequence ATGGGAAGTATTTGGATAAAAATAAGGGTGCTAGGACTTTTGATTGGAATATTGAATCTCGGGATTTCCTATGGTCAGGAACGGTACGTGGATCGTAAGGGCATAGTGGTTTTTGAAGCTTCCGAAAAACTGTTTGAACCCGTCAAGGCAAAGAACGAATCCGTTTCGGTTTTGTTTGATGCCTCCAACAACAAGATAGCTGCATTGGCCCTTATAAGGGGCTTCCAGTTTAAGAATCCCCTGATGCAGGAGCACTTTAACGAGAACTATATGGAATCAGACCAATACCCCAAGGCCCTTTTCAAGGGAGAAATTATGGGCTTTAATATTGACAAAGCCAATAGCACCACCCAGGAGTATGTGATTAAGGGGACGCTGGAAATTCGGGGGATTGCAAAGACAATTGAACCCACCGTACAAATTCAAAAGATTGATAATGTCATGGCCATTGGGGGAAGTTTCACCGTCGTTCCAGGGGATTTCAATATTGAGATTCCAAAAATAGTTGAGAACAAAATAGCCAAAACAGTAATGGTGAAACTTGATTTTAAACTAACCGGCGATCATGAGGAATAA
- a CDS encoding DUF5777 family beta-barrel protein, which produces MKKIIFALLLAPLWVAAQDDLLDEIDTLSVQDDYEIAAFKGLKIVNFETTKMVPKRRLYFVVSHRFGSIKPGIEEFFGLDQAVTRLNFIYGITDGINLGISRSSFEKTYESSLKLRLVRQSQNGSPFSIVSFNTILLNGALEKENLPGLTFEHRLSYAMQILISRKMTPKLSLEAIPTFFHDNLVSLDEQDNSQYAIGLGGRYKISNRVSLNADYGVHLNRASNSPFKNPLSVGVDIETGGHVFQLHFTNAQPMNINTFLNQATGDWGKADIYFGFNLLRIF; this is translated from the coding sequence ATGAAAAAAATAATTTTCGCATTGCTTCTAGCACCTTTGTGGGTTGCAGCACAAGATGATCTATTGGATGAAATAGATACACTTTCTGTCCAGGATGATTATGAGATTGCTGCCTTTAAGGGGTTAAAGATTGTCAACTTTGAAACCACTAAAATGGTGCCCAAAAGAAGGTTGTATTTTGTGGTGTCACATAGATTTGGAAGCATTAAACCGGGAATTGAAGAATTTTTTGGGCTGGATCAGGCCGTAACCCGATTGAATTTCATTTATGGTATTACAGATGGCATCAACTTGGGTATATCCCGAAGTTCCTTTGAAAAAACCTATGAGAGTTCCTTAAAGCTCAGATTGGTACGGCAAAGCCAAAATGGGTCACCTTTCAGCATTGTTTCGTTCAACACCATTCTATTGAATGGCGCTTTGGAGAAGGAAAATCTACCGGGACTTACATTTGAACATAGGTTGTCCTATGCAATGCAAATTCTCATTTCACGAAAAATGACCCCAAAGTTATCCCTCGAAGCCATTCCCACTTTTTTTCATGACAATCTGGTGTCTTTGGACGAGCAGGATAATTCGCAATACGCCATTGGATTGGGAGGAAGGTATAAAATTTCAAACAGGGTTTCCTTGAACGCGGATTACGGGGTTCACTTGAACAGGGCTTCCAATTCGCCGTTCAAAAACCCATTATCTGTTGGGGTGGATATTGAAACAGGGGGGCACGTTTTCCAATTGCACTTTACCAATGCCCAACCCATGAACATCAATACATTTTTAAACCAAGCAACAGGGGACTGGGGCAAGGCCGATATTTATTTTGGGTTTAATCTCCTTCGGATTTTTTAA
- a CDS encoding YceI family protein has protein sequence MFWVSQQLVAQKVIARQGHVAFFSYTSVENIKAENNQALCIVDLESGKIAVSMLMNAFIFEKALMREHFNESYVESDIYPKATFEGEMLDFDPDSGNDQTKIVKGNFSMHGVTKELEIKTRIEQVDKNYVLSGTFEAVVQDYEIKIPPLLAGNIAKTVSVDFRFECLPYED, from the coding sequence ATGTTCTGGGTAAGCCAGCAATTGGTGGCGCAAAAGGTAATTGCCCGCCAGGGACATGTGGCCTTTTTCTCGTATACTTCAGTGGAAAACATAAAAGCCGAAAATAACCAGGCATTGTGTATCGTTGATCTTGAGAGCGGTAAGATTGCGGTAAGCATGCTGATGAACGCTTTTATTTTTGAAAAAGCATTGATGCGGGAACATTTCAACGAAAGTTACGTGGAATCTGACATTTACCCCAAAGCCACTTTTGAAGGAGAAATGCTTGATTTTGATCCTGATTCGGGTAATGATCAGACTAAAATTGTAAAGGGAAACTTTTCCATGCATGGGGTGACAAAGGAACTGGAAATCAAAACCAGGATAGAGCAAGTGGATAAGAATTATGTGCTATCAGGTACTTTTGAAGCTGTGGTACAGGATTACGAGATAAAAATACCGCCTCTTTTGGCCGGGAATATAGCAAAAACAGTATCTGTTGATTTTAGATTTGAATGTTTGCCCTATGAAGATTAA
- a CDS encoding DUF5777 family beta-barrel protein — translation MKIKRILFLFILVLVANDLMAQKGLLEILDEEQQDLPQYTLATFKATRISYGHSIETRKKGILEVSVANRFWNTPSLYSQSFGADKMNARIALEYGISDRFSIGFGGSTWDGLFDGYLKYRLVRQRNDTEGSPFSITLFQNASYYSEGITAPNMEDSFSGRLSFTSQALVARKFTPDFSFQIAPTFVHKGMRYSEEDPMNHFAIGFGGRYKLGGHLSLVSEYYTVFNPKKSYDTYGPFSIGLNWELGDVMLQFMLTNASHIVEDAFITGTNYNFNFKNPNLNFGFNATYVIHFNRKLKGLKQVNK, via the coding sequence ATGAAGATTAAGAGGATTTTGTTTTTATTCATTTTGGTACTTGTAGCCAATGACCTCATGGCCCAAAAAGGCCTATTGGAGATATTGGATGAGGAACAGCAGGACCTTCCGCAATATACCTTGGCAACCTTTAAGGCCACAAGGATCTCCTATGGGCATTCCATTGAAACGCGAAAAAAGGGAATTTTGGAGGTTTCAGTGGCCAACCGGTTTTGGAATACCCCGAGCCTATATTCCCAAAGTTTTGGGGCGGATAAAATGAATGCACGCATTGCATTGGAATATGGTATTTCCGATAGATTTTCTATCGGTTTTGGAGGAAGTACATGGGACGGACTCTTTGACGGATATCTAAAATACAGACTTGTTAGGCAACGGAATGATACAGAAGGCTCCCCGTTCAGTATCACGCTTTTTCAGAATGCCAGTTATTATAGTGAAGGCATAACGGCACCAAATATGGAAGATAGTTTTTCCGGCAGATTGTCTTTTACCTCACAAGCACTTGTTGCAAGAAAGTTTACCCCAGATTTTTCATTTCAAATAGCCCCCACATTTGTACACAAAGGGATGCGATATTCTGAAGAAGACCCAATGAATCATTTTGCAATCGGTTTTGGAGGAAGGTATAAATTGGGAGGGCATCTTTCTTTGGTTTCGGAATACTATACAGTGTTTAATCCAAAAAAATCCTATGATACTTACGGCCCTTTCAGTATAGGGCTAAATTGGGAGCTTGGGGATGTAATGCTCCAATTTATGCTTACAAATGCCTCACATATTGTTGAAGATGCCTTTATCACAGGAACAAATTATAATTTCAACTTTAAGAACCCTAACCTTAATTTTGGGTTCAATGCGACATACGTTATCCATTTTAACCGAAAGTTAAAAGGCTTGAAGCAAGTAAATAAGTAA
- a CDS encoding two-component regulator propeller domain-containing protein: MMKGIWFGFWMFLCSFYWVTGQEFYFKNYKAEDGLSHNTVLSSLQDERGFLWFGTKDGLNRFDGYSFKVFQYDANNPKSLGSNFIECLHEYKGKLWVGTDSGLFSYDERYESFEAIDASMGLPILDIDHDDQGNLWFVSGQSLVKYEVETQKSTRYDAEKHFHVEDITRGADGNIWAAHDNSLHWYDSDSKSFKNFNITLNESNAPSLRISKIEALDSSTLLVGTQSHGLLSFDTSNQNVTKLLYDDEDQLYVRGISVKKEDELWVATESGLFIYNIENGTFINLKKSINDPYALSDNALYCVTVDNEDGVWIGSYFGGINYYPKQYTQFNKFFPIPGENSISGNAVREIIKDRFGNLWIGTEDAGLNKYDPRTGLFTNYAPSESDQTLSYYNIHALFPNENRLWVGTFQHGLDIMDITTGKVVKHYGKGDGHGLSSDFIFSLYEDDFGNLFVVTDSGIQTYDYETDMFSTIDAFSEDTHFTAVLRDDDGVLWAGTYWDGLFTFNPKTKKKRIYRHDINDRNSISGNNVNGIFQDSSNRIWITTEYGLNLYREETNDFKTYTVGDGFPSNVFYSIIEVGEWLWISTSKGLVEFNPETEEKRIYSKANGLLSDQFNYNSAYKDDNGTLYFGSVAGLVSFNPSSFKENSEQSPIYLTSLQINNTEVNVSDEDSPLQESLIWADKINLKPNQASFSIGFAALGYAAPETTEYWYRMDGLNDDWISLKKSHNVSFTEIPAGNYVFKVKSMNYDGTWSKESKALQVKVFPIFWKSNLAYALYTFLIATLAILGFRLYHQRNKIKNIQRIRQLNYKKEKELYEAKIEFFTNISHEIRTPLTLIKSPLEKVLNKVKELPGVSENLNIIEKNTNRLLDLVNQLLDFRKTETERVNLTFVETNITELVKKTLERFSEAIEEREIDFKLNTSDHDIYAYVDAEALRKILSNLFGNAIKYADENVTVHLKTSTEGLVLTIANDGNLIPTHLKETIFEPFYRVSGVENQSGTGIGLALARSLTEMHQGSLTLDTSNGTENCFVLVLPIRQEKEFVLWPKRIDQRFQNEEPEESLKVFGKTSILLVEDSEELLDFIAKELKEEYTVFKASNGAIALQILEVENIHLIISDVMMPGMDGFTLCKNLKTNLETSHIPVILLTSKSAMAAKMEGLESGADAYMEKPFSMRHLKVHIANLLENRKHILEHYTSSPLAHIRSIANTKTDENFIKKLDEVIYENMADHELNVEVLAEIMNMSRSTLYRKIKDISNLSPNELINITRLKRSAELLKTGKYRIFEVAEIVGYNSATSFGRNFQKQFEMTPTEYMQGKP, translated from the coding sequence ATGATGAAGGGTATTTGGTTTGGTTTTTGGATGTTCCTTTGCTCATTTTATTGGGTAACCGGACAAGAATTTTATTTCAAGAATTACAAAGCAGAGGATGGTCTTTCCCACAATACCGTTCTCAGCTCTTTACAAGATGAGCGTGGCTTTTTATGGTTTGGGACCAAGGATGGTCTTAACCGTTTCGATGGATATTCTTTCAAGGTTTTTCAATATGATGCCAACAATCCAAAAAGTTTGGGCAGTAATTTTATTGAATGCCTACATGAATACAAGGGCAAATTATGGGTAGGCACAGATAGTGGACTGTTCAGTTACGATGAGCGTTATGAAAGCTTTGAGGCCATTGATGCCTCAATGGGTCTTCCCATTCTTGATATAGACCATGACGATCAGGGGAATCTTTGGTTTGTATCCGGGCAATCTTTGGTCAAGTATGAAGTAGAGACCCAGAAATCCACCCGTTATGATGCCGAAAAGCATTTCCATGTAGAGGATATCACCAGAGGTGCTGATGGAAATATCTGGGCTGCCCATGATAATTCCCTACATTGGTATGATAGCGATTCAAAGAGTTTCAAAAATTTCAATATTACCCTAAATGAATCAAATGCCCCATCATTACGGATAAGTAAAATAGAAGCACTTGATAGCTCTACTTTATTAGTGGGGACCCAAAGTCACGGCTTACTTTCTTTTGACACTTCAAACCAAAACGTGACCAAGCTTTTGTATGATGATGAAGATCAGTTGTATGTAAGGGGCATCTCTGTAAAAAAAGAGGATGAGCTTTGGGTGGCAACGGAATCAGGGCTTTTTATCTACAATATAGAAAATGGGACATTCATCAACCTAAAAAAAAGCATCAACGATCCTTACGCCCTTTCTGATAACGCTCTTTACTGTGTTACCGTTGACAATGAAGATGGTGTATGGATAGGCAGCTATTTTGGCGGGATCAATTATTATCCCAAACAATACACGCAGTTCAATAAGTTTTTCCCGATACCCGGAGAAAACTCTATCAGCGGAAATGCGGTTCGGGAAATCATCAAAGACCGCTTTGGGAATCTTTGGATTGGAACCGAAGATGCCGGGCTCAATAAATATGACCCAAGAACAGGGCTTTTTACAAATTATGCCCCATCAGAATCGGACCAAACACTTTCCTATTATAACATCCATGCTCTTTTTCCCAATGAAAACCGTTTATGGGTGGGTACTTTCCAGCATGGGCTCGACATCATGGACATTACCACCGGAAAGGTAGTAAAGCATTACGGAAAGGGTGATGGCCATGGACTTTCCAGTGATTTCATTTTCAGCTTGTATGAGGACGATTTTGGGAACCTGTTTGTGGTAACAGATTCCGGGATTCAAACCTACGACTACGAAACCGACATGTTCTCCACCATTGATGCCTTTTCCGAAGACACACATTTTACTGCCGTACTAAGAGATGATGATGGGGTACTTTGGGCGGGTACCTATTGGGACGGTCTGTTTACTTTTAACCCCAAAACCAAAAAGAAACGGATTTATAGACACGACATAAATGATCGGAACAGTATTAGCGGGAACAATGTCAATGGAATATTTCAAGATAGCAGCAACCGTATTTGGATTACCACAGAATATGGACTTAACCTGTATCGAGAAGAAACAAATGATTTTAAAACCTATACGGTTGGTGATGGTTTTCCCAGTAATGTGTTCTACTCCATAATTGAGGTTGGGGAATGGTTATGGATCAGTACCTCTAAAGGTTTGGTTGAATTCAACCCAGAAACCGAGGAAAAACGAATTTATTCAAAGGCCAATGGTTTGCTGAGCGATCAGTTCAACTACAATTCCGCCTATAAAGATGATAATGGAACGCTTTACTTTGGAAGTGTTGCGGGCTTGGTAAGCTTCAATCCTTCAAGTTTTAAAGAGAATTCCGAACAGTCTCCAATTTATCTAACGAGCTTGCAAATAAATAATACGGAAGTCAATGTATCCGATGAGGATTCTCCTTTGCAAGAATCATTGATTTGGGCCGATAAAATTAATTTAAAGCCCAATCAGGCATCCTTTAGTATTGGTTTTGCAGCCTTGGGCTATGCTGCTCCAGAGACCACGGAGTACTGGTATCGGATGGATGGTTTGAACGACGATTGGATTAGCCTTAAAAAGAGCCATAATGTGTCTTTTACCGAAATTCCAGCAGGAAATTATGTGTTCAAGGTTAAATCCATGAACTATGATGGTACTTGGAGTAAAGAATCCAAGGCTTTGCAAGTAAAAGTTTTTCCCATATTCTGGAAAAGCAACTTGGCCTACGCCCTATATACTTTTTTGATTGCAACCTTGGCCATACTAGGGTTTAGACTATATCACCAACGGAATAAAATTAAAAATATCCAGCGAATCCGTCAATTAAACTATAAAAAGGAAAAAGAACTGTACGAGGCCAAAATTGAGTTCTTCACCAATATTTCACACGAAATACGTACCCCGCTGACATTAATAAAAAGTCCGTTGGAAAAAGTGCTCAACAAAGTGAAGGAATTGCCGGGCGTATCCGAAAATCTGAACATCATTGAAAAGAACACCAACCGCTTGTTGGACCTCGTGAACCAGTTGTTGGATTTTAGAAAAACCGAAACCGAACGGGTAAACCTTACGTTTGTGGAGACCAATATTACAGAGTTGGTAAAAAAGACTTTGGAACGCTTTAGTGAAGCCATTGAAGAGCGGGAAATCGATTTTAAATTGAACACAAGCGACCATGACATCTATGCCTATGTGGATGCTGAGGCCCTTCGGAAAATACTGAGCAACCTATTTGGAAATGCCATTAAATATGCTGACGAAAATGTCACAGTACACCTAAAAACAAGTACAGAGGGGTTGGTATTGACCATTGCCAATGATGGAAATTTGATTCCCACGCATTTAAAAGAAACTATTTTTGAACCTTTCTACAGGGTATCCGGAGTCGAGAATCAGTCAGGAACTGGAATTGGGCTTGCATTGGCCAGATCACTTACAGAAATGCACCAAGGAAGCTTAACGCTGGATACCAGTAATGGAACTGAAAACTGCTTTGTGTTGGTATTGCCTATCCGTCAAGAAAAGGAATTTGTGCTTTGGCCCAAAAGAATTGACCAAAGGTTTCAAAATGAGGAACCGGAAGAAAGTCTGAAAGTGTTTGGGAAAACAAGTATTTTACTGGTGGAAGACAGTGAAGAATTACTGGATTTCATAGCCAAGGAACTGAAAGAGGAATATACCGTATTCAAAGCTTCAAATGGTGCCATTGCCCTTCAAATCTTGGAAGTGGAAAACATTCATCTTATCATCAGCGATGTAATGATGCCCGGCATGGACGGTTTTACGCTTTGCAAGAACTTAAAGACGAATCTGGAAACAAGCCATATTCCCGTAATCTTACTCACATCAAAAAGTGCGATGGCCGCAAAGATGGAGGGGCTTGAATCTGGCGCCGATGCCTATATGGAAAAGCCTTTCTCCATGCGGCATCTAAAGGTGCACATTGCCAATCTGTTGGAAAACCGCAAACATATTTTGGAGCATTATACAAGTTCACCCCTGGCACATATCAGAAGTATAGCCAATACAAAAACCGATGAAAATTTCATCAAGAAGTTGGATGAGGTCATATACGAGAATATGGCAGACCATGAACTTAACGTTGAAGTTTTGGCAGAGATCATGAACATGAGTCGATCAACCTTATATCGCAAAATCAAGGACATATCCAACCTAAGTCCCAATGAGCTGATCAATATTACCCGGCTAAAGAGGTCTGCCGAACTGTTAAAAACAGGGAAGTATCGCATTTTTGAAGTAGCTGAAATCGTAGGATACAATTCGGCTACCAGTTTTGGACGGAATTTTCAGAAGCAATTTGAAATGACCCCTACCGAATACATGCAAGGAAAGCCCTGA
- a CDS encoding glycoside hydrolase family 2 protein yields MRNTITILFTVLLSFQLSAQWKPAGNKIKTEWAEKINPNNVLSEYPRPIMERADWKNLNGLWDYAIQPKGASQPTRYDGKILVPFAVESSLSGVMKEVGASKEVWYSTSFTVPEGWNGKNVLLHFGAVDWRTDIWLNDVKIGSHEGGYTPFSLDITPFLGNNEQNLVVKVWDPTNDGPQPRGKQVKEPEGIWYTPVTGIWQTVWLEPVAQKSIDGIKSVPDIDNGTVKIETDIVGGTYGDIIEVSVLDGDNGIATAKSSVGESLMLNVPNAKLWSPESPFLYDFTAKLISNGKVVDEVRSYFGMRKISMQKDQYGVVRMQLNNKDYFQFGPLDQGWWPDGLYTAPTDEALKYDIVKTKELGFNMIRKHVKVEPARWYTHCDRLGILVWQDMPNGDKSPRWQNRNYFDGTELKRSSQSEAIYRKEWKDIMDYLYSNPSIVVWVPFNEAWGQFKTEEITEWTKAHDPSRLVNSASGGNFYRTGDIVDLHHYPGPKMYLYDAERTNVLGEYGGIGLPLEGHLWKPDNNWGYIKFKNSKETTNEYIKYAKELKNMVIRGFSAAVYTQTTDVEGEVNGFMTYDRKVDKMDFSAVKKINLEIINAIHE; encoded by the coding sequence ATGAGAAACACAATTACGATACTCTTTACTGTTTTGTTGAGTTTTCAGCTCTCGGCACAATGGAAACCTGCGGGTAACAAAATCAAAACAGAATGGGCAGAAAAAATCAACCCTAACAATGTATTGTCAGAATACCCTCGCCCGATTATGGAGCGGGCCGATTGGAAAAATCTGAATGGGCTTTGGGATTATGCCATTCAGCCTAAAGGAGCATCTCAACCAACCCGATATGATGGAAAGATTTTAGTGCCTTTTGCAGTGGAGAGCAGCCTATCTGGGGTCATGAAGGAAGTAGGGGCATCCAAGGAGGTATGGTACAGCACCTCTTTCACTGTACCCGAAGGGTGGAACGGTAAAAACGTTCTACTGCATTTTGGTGCAGTGGATTGGAGAACTGATATATGGCTTAATGACGTAAAAATTGGTTCCCACGAAGGAGGATACACACCTTTCTCCCTTGACATTACCCCGTTTTTGGGCAACAATGAACAAAATTTAGTGGTCAAAGTTTGGGATCCCACCAACGATGGTCCACAACCCAGGGGCAAACAGGTGAAGGAACCCGAAGGCATTTGGTATACCCCAGTTACAGGCATTTGGCAAACCGTATGGTTGGAACCAGTGGCCCAAAAAAGTATTGACGGTATTAAAAGTGTACCTGATATAGATAATGGTACGGTAAAAATAGAGACAGATATTGTTGGTGGTACTTATGGTGATATCATTGAAGTGAGCGTTTTAGATGGTGATAATGGCATAGCTACTGCAAAATCTTCTGTGGGGGAATCCTTGATGCTCAATGTGCCAAATGCTAAACTTTGGTCCCCAGAATCTCCCTTTTTATATGATTTCACCGCAAAACTGATCAGTAATGGAAAGGTGGTGGATGAGGTGAGAAGTTATTTCGGGATGCGGAAGATTTCCATGCAGAAAGACCAGTATGGCGTTGTCCGAATGCAACTCAACAATAAAGATTACTTTCAGTTTGGTCCGTTGGACCAAGGTTGGTGGCCCGATGGGCTTTATACCGCTCCAACCGATGAAGCCCTGAAATATGATATCGTAAAGACAAAGGAATTAGGATTCAACATGATCCGAAAGCATGTGAAGGTGGAACCTGCACGCTGGTACACCCACTGTGATCGTTTGGGAATATTGGTATGGCAAGACATGCCGAATGGTGATAAAAGCCCAAGATGGCAGAACCGAAACTATTTTGATGGTACGGAGCTTAAAAGAAGCAGCCAATCGGAAGCGATTTACAGAAAAGAATGGAAGGATATCATGGATTACCTGTATTCCAACCCCAGCATTGTCGTATGGGTTCCTTTCAATGAAGCTTGGGGTCAGTTTAAAACAGAAGAAATCACCGAGTGGACAAAGGCTCATGATCCAAGTCGACTTGTAAATTCCGCCAGTGGAGGGAACTTCTATCGTACTGGTGATATTGTGGACCTCCATCACTATCCCGGACCAAAAATGTATCTTTATGATGCTGAACGAACCAATGTCTTGGGAGAATATGGCGGAATCGGGCTTCCTTTGGAAGGACATCTTTGGAAACCTGATAATAACTGGGGCTATATAAAGTTTAAAAACTCCAAGGAGACCACCAATGAATATATCAAATATGCAAAGGAATTGAAAAACATGGTAATAAGAGGTTTCTCAGCGGCCGTTTATACCCAAACCACAGACGTAGAGGGAGAGGTCAACGGGTTCATGACATATGATCGTAAGGTAGATAAGATGGATTTTTCAGCAGTAAAGAAAATCAATCTGGAAATAATCAATGCCATTCATGAATAA
- a CDS encoding glycoside hydrolase family 43 protein encodes MLLTTTVIGAQSSNSQGKENHNPLFDGWYADPEGVVFGDTYWVFPTFSDDFEKQLHFDAFSSKDLVNWEKHERILDTTQIKWLRQALWAPSIIEKNDEYYLFFGANDIQRPGRDSYDPDNDINHYGGIGVAVAQSPAGPYKDYLGKPLISDFYNDAQPIDQFVFKDTDGTYYFFYGGWSHCNLGKLNDDFTGFTPWEDGTLFKEVTPESYVEGPFMFLRNGIYYFMWSEGSWGDGSYKVAYSMSDKATGPYKRIGTVLETQEGDIATGAGHHSVIKKPGLDEYIMVYHRRPIPNKDRDHRVVCMDKMEFNADGTIKPVKITHEGVKEHSIKTR; translated from the coding sequence ATGCTGTTGACAACAACGGTGATTGGTGCACAATCATCAAATTCGCAAGGGAAAGAAAACCATAACCCTTTGTTCGATGGTTGGTACGCAGATCCTGAAGGTGTGGTTTTTGGAGATACCTACTGGGTTTTTCCAACGTTTTCCGATGATTTTGAAAAACAGCTCCATTTCGATGCTTTCTCTTCCAAAGACTTGGTGAACTGGGAAAAGCATGAACGTATTTTGGATACGACCCAAATTAAGTGGCTGAGGCAAGCCTTGTGGGCTCCTTCCATTATTGAAAAAAACGATGAATACTATCTTTTTTTTGGTGCCAATGACATTCAGCGACCAGGTAGGGATTCCTATGACCCCGATAATGATATCAACCATTATGGTGGCATAGGGGTCGCTGTGGCTCAAAGTCCTGCAGGACCCTATAAAGACTATTTGGGTAAGCCATTGATATCCGATTTTTATAATGACGCCCAACCCATAGATCAATTTGTTTTTAAAGACACCGATGGTACGTACTATTTTTTCTATGGTGGATGGAGCCATTGTAATCTAGGAAAACTGAACGATGATTTTACTGGATTCACTCCTTGGGAAGATGGAACCCTCTTTAAAGAAGTCACACCTGAAAGCTATGTAGAGGGACCATTTATGTTTCTGAGAAACGGGATATACTATTTTATGTGGTCCGAGGGCAGTTGGGGGGACGGGAGTTATAAAGTTGCCTACTCCATGTCCGACAAGGCTACCGGGCCCTACAAACGCATAGGAACAGTCTTGGAGACCCAAGAAGGTGATATTGCCACAGGGGCCGGACATCATTCGGTCATTAAAAAGCCAGGTCTTGATGAATACATCATGGTTTATCATAGAAGGCCCATTCCCAATAAGGACCGTGATCATCGTGTGGTTTGTATGGATAAAATGGAGTTCAATGCCGACGGAACCATAAAACCGGTCAAAATTACACATGAAGGGGTAAAGGAGCATTCCATAAAAACGCGTTGA